The following is a genomic window from Rubrobacter naiadicus.
GTGATCGAGGTGCGGGCCGCCGCGCTCAACTTCTTCGACTTCCTGCTGTGCCGCGGGGAGTACCAGGAGAAGCCGGATGTGCCCTTCACGCCCGGCGGAGAGGTCGCCGGGGTGGTCGTGGAGGCGGGCGAGGGGGCCGGCTTCGAGCCTGGAGAGCGGGTGGTGGCGCTGCCGGGCGTGCCGCGCGGCGGGTTCGCCGAGCGGGTCGTGGTGCCGGCTGAGAAGGTCTTTACGGTCCCCGGGGCGGTTCCCTTCGAGAAGGCCGCCGCCGTCCCCATAACCTACGGGACGGCGCACTTCGCCCTGCACCGCCGGGCGGGCGTCCGGGAGGGGGAGACGGTGCTGGTG
Proteins encoded in this region:
- a CDS encoding alcohol dehydrogenase catalytic domain-containing protein, which gives rise to MRRWQVRELGEPTEAMELVEEASPEPGAGEVVIEVRAAALNFFDFLLCRGEYQEKPDVPFTPGGEVAGVVVEAGEGAGFEPGERVVALPGVPRGGFAERVVVPAEKVFTVPGAVPFEKAAAVPITYGTAHFALHRRAGVREGETVLV